In the genome of Sander vitreus isolate 19-12246 chromosome 13, sanVit1, whole genome shotgun sequence, one region contains:
- the b3glctb gene encoding beta-1,3-glucosyltransferase isoform X1: MSHHNAVNGCKLVAVLLLWLGASAGDKHTSHAHAAEHQEHTAHSSVGLNKVVLVIQSQRNSFHARRGGHRKVEVLKQAAELGQGVPVVLLLHELSEYEGDWSILPVLPYLSANYGQSASWFFFIEEETSVALPALLQVLHRYQVQEEWFLGKRLQDNEASIIHHYAFSEDPSSFSYPDPAAGWALSTPLLQRLTERIQHEHPKSDFTIDLKHEIALYIWEEGNGPKLTAVPEFCTETRDNCATTFASYLPNCGDPVSKNDVFVAVKTCQKFHSERVPIVKATWEKDAGFLEYYSDVTDASIPTISLGVPNTERGHCGKTFAILRQFLSKAVPKTDWLLIVDDDTLISLPRLRRLLRCYDPKEAVSLGERYGYSLLQNGYSYTTGGGGMVLSRVAVSRLVSSGCRCYSDDAPDDMVLGRCITSLGVPITHSPLFHQARPYDYSETLEHAVSFHKHWNIDPVVVYKHWLQDTHQRDEL, translated from the exons GATTGAACAAGGTGGTGTTAGTGATCCAGAGTCAGAGGAACTCCTTCCACGCCCGCCGAGGCGGTCATAGAAAGGTGGAAGTTCTGAAGCAGGCAGCTGAGCTGGGACAG GGAGTTCCAGTTGTTCTTCTTCTCCATGAGCTGTCAGAGTATGAAGGGGATTGGAGTATCCTCCCTGTGCTTCCTTA TCTCTCTGCCAATTATGGCCAGTCAGCATCCTGGTTTTTCTTCATAGAGGAGGAAACAAGCGTCGCACTGCCTGCTCTGCTGCAGGTCCTTCACAGATATCAAGTCCAAGAG GAATGGTTTTTGGGTAAGCGTCTCCAAGACAACGAGGCCTCCATTATCCACCACTATGCGTTCTCTGAAGACCCCAGTTCCTTTAGTTACCCTGATCCTGCGGCAGGCTGGGCTCTCAGCACGCCACTGCTCCAGAG ACTCACTGAGCGGATCCAACACGAGCATCCAAAGTCAGATTTTACCATCGACCTGAAACATGAG aTTGCGTTGTATATTTGGGAGGAAGGAAATGGACCAAAACTGACAGCAGTTCCAGAGTTTTGTACAGAGACGAGAGACAACTGTGCTACGACATTTGCATCGTACCTGCCCAACTGT GGAGATCCGGTATCGAAGAATGACGTATTTGTTGCCGTGAAAACTTGCCAAAAATTCCACTCAGAGCGAG TACCAATCGTGAAGGCAACCTGGGAGAAAGACGCTGGGTTTTTAGAGTATTACAGCGATGTCACTGATGCCTCCATACCCACAATCAGTCTGGGAGTGCCCAACACTGAGAGAG GGCATTGTGGGAAGACATTTGCCATCTTAAGGCAATTCTTGAGCAAAGCTGTACCAAAGACTGATTGGCTACTCATTGTTGATGATGATACACTCATCAG TTTACCCAGGTTGCGGCGACTGCTGCGTTGCTATGACCCAAAGGAAGCAGTGAGCCTGGGGGAGAGATACGGCTACAGCTTGCTTCAGAACGGATACAGCTACaccacaggaggaggagg GATGGTGCTCAGTCGGGTAGCGGTGTCCAGGCTAGTTTCCAGTGGTTGTCGCTGCTACAGTGATGATGCTCCAGATGACATGGTGCTGGGCAGGTGCATCACTTCCCTGGGTGTTCCCATCACACACAGTCCACTGTTCCACCAG GCACGACCGTATGACTACTCTGAGACATTGGAGCATGCTGTCTCCTTCCACAAGCACTGGAACATAGATCCTGTGGTCGTCTACAAACACTGGCTGCAGGACACCCACCAACGAGATGAACTGTAG